A stretch of Fundicoccus culcitae DNA encodes these proteins:
- a CDS encoding amino acid ABC transporter permease, with the protein MTFLEQMNELFTYNNMRFLFEGLMLSLYIAFIAIILSTFFGTILAVMRNHKNRLLRWLAGTYIEIVRNVPNILWIFVIFLIFRLRSVEAGIVSFTLFTTAALAEIIRGGLNGVNEGQIEAAESQGFSSGQILWYITLPQAFRNMLPAIISQFVTVVKDTSFLYSILALQELLGKASILMGRYTTTAQVFVLYGLLALIYFMVNFTISSFARYLAKRNKTTR; encoded by the coding sequence ATGACATTTCTCGAACAAATGAATGAGTTATTTACGTATAATAATATGCGATTTCTTTTTGAAGGTTTAATGCTCTCCCTTTACATTGCTTTTATCGCGATTATCTTAAGTACTTTTTTTGGAACAATCTTAGCCGTTATGCGCAACCATAAGAATCGATTATTAAGGTGGCTTGCTGGGACGTATATCGAAATCGTACGGAATGTCCCTAATATTTTATGGATTTTTGTTATTTTTCTTATTTTCCGTCTACGCTCAGTGGAAGCCGGCATTGTGAGTTTTACCTTATTTACTACCGCAGCCTTAGCCGAAATCATCCGGGGGGGTTTAAATGGTGTGAATGAAGGCCAAATTGAAGCAGCCGAGTCACAAGGTTTTTCTTCGGGCCAGATTTTATGGTATATCACTTTACCTCAAGCCTTTAGAAACATGTTACCGGCGATCATTTCCCAATTTGTCACCGTAGTTAAGGATACAAGTTTCTTATACTCCATCTTAGCCTTACAAGAGTTGTTAGGTAAAGCCAGTATTTTAATGGGCCGCTATACAACGACTGCTCAGGTATTTGTTTTATACGGTCTGTTGGCTCTTATATACTTTATGGTTAACTTTACCATTTCATCTTTTGCGCGTTACTTAGCTAAACGCAATAAAACAACTCGATAA
- a CDS encoding adenylosuccinate synthase — MTSVVVVGTQWGDEGKGKITDFLSENAEVIARYQGGDNAGHTIAFDNKTYKLHLIPSGIFSSDKISVIGNGVVINPKSLVKELHYLHEEGIATDNLRISDRAHVILPYHIELDRLQEEAKGENKIGTTIKGIGPAYMDKAARIGIRIADLLDEQIFAERLRQNIKDKNELLVKVYGGQALDFESIFEEYYAYGQEIAKYVADSSVILNDALDQGKRVLFEGAQGVMLDIDQGTYPYVTSSNPVAGGVTIGSGVGPSKINKVVGVCKAYTSRVGDGPFPTELFDEIGNQIREVGREYGTTTGRPRRIGWFDSVVMRHSKRVSGITNLSLNSIDVLSGLDTIKICTAYRLPDGTLIEHYPASLKVLASCTPVYEELPGWTEDITQAERFEDLPLNAQNYVRRIQELVGVGISTLSVGPDRSQTMILDSIWAM, encoded by the coding sequence ATGACATCAGTAGTCGTTGTAGGCACACAATGGGGCGATGAAGGTAAAGGGAAAATAACGGATTTTTTAAGTGAAAATGCCGAAGTTATTGCACGTTACCAAGGTGGAGATAATGCAGGACATACCATTGCTTTCGATAATAAAACGTATAAATTACATTTAATTCCTTCAGGTATTTTTTCTTCCGACAAAATAAGTGTCATTGGTAATGGCGTGGTTATTAATCCTAAATCCCTTGTAAAAGAGTTACATTACTTACACGAAGAAGGCATAGCGACCGATAATCTTAGAATCTCAGATCGTGCGCATGTTATTCTACCTTACCATATCGAATTGGATCGTTTACAAGAAGAAGCAAAAGGTGAAAATAAAATTGGTACAACCATTAAAGGGATTGGACCAGCTTATATGGATAAAGCAGCACGTATTGGGATTCGGATTGCCGATTTACTAGACGAGCAAATATTTGCTGAACGCTTACGCCAAAACATTAAAGATAAAAACGAATTACTTGTAAAAGTTTATGGTGGCCAAGCACTAGATTTTGAGAGTATTTTTGAAGAATATTATGCTTATGGACAAGAAATTGCCAAATATGTAGCTGATAGTTCCGTCATCCTAAACGATGCCTTAGACCAAGGTAAACGCGTGTTATTCGAAGGCGCACAAGGTGTTATGTTAGATATCGACCAAGGAACTTATCCGTATGTTACATCTTCCAATCCAGTTGCTGGTGGTGTGACCATTGGTAGTGGTGTGGGTCCTTCTAAAATTAATAAAGTCGTTGGCGTATGTAAAGCCTATACCTCACGTGTCGGTGACGGACCATTCCCAACCGAATTATTTGATGAAATTGGCAATCAGATTCGTGAAGTCGGACGTGAATATGGGACGACTACAGGACGTCCTCGACGAATTGGTTGGTTTGATAGTGTCGTCATGCGTCACTCTAAACGTGTTTCAGGTATTACCAACTTATCATTAAATAGTATCGATGTCCTAAGTGGATTAGATACAATTAAAATATGTACCGCTTATCGTTTACCAGACGGTACGCTGATTGAACATTATCCAGCCAGCCTAAAAGTTTTAGCTAGCTGTACGCCCGTTTATGAGGAATTACCCGGCTGGACCGAAGACATCACCCAAGCAGAACGTTTTGAAGATTTGCCGCTGAATGCTCAAAATTACGTTCGCCGTATCCAAGAATTAGTTGGGGTAGGAATTTCTACCTTATCCGTAGGTCCCGATCGTTCACAAACGATGATCTTAGATTCTATTTGGGCCATGTAA
- a CDS encoding DHH family phosphoesterase: MISFEKIKEFFRSFNELKISWQIYSLMIFYILIMIATFVVNWQIGVLQFILLLAMILVFFININSFAKDLNHQSTKLSTTIDDVQHDSLFRSPIAAIIYDENLKIRWVNPAMQRIFGKQDILGESMIEVDNQFASFLDIPSDKKWHAVKLKDKHYKLMHQKENNSFYLIDVSKEYEIIENRKYDRVVFGYLLLEEYDEIVQSMDDQQSTTFDAEIVNELNNWALSYNIFFKRLSDDKFMLIFNQAVLETLEKDNFRYFDQLRERSFLNNVPITVSIGIASSLENTYHIDDLAKQAQLNLDLALGRGGDQIVVKVDEERARFYGGKTNPSEKRTNVRSKLVYQALSNLIEQSDQVFISGHKTPDLDSMASAIGILNIVRQFKKVGKIIINPNELNQDIQSLLAYSPNRLELNKYMIDIKQAQSQITDRSLIVMVDHHRPSLSEAETILENHRIVIIDHHRRGEDIPKQTELTYIEPYASSTAELVTEFFINNRLSNTNLNKFEATALLAGIIVDTNNFSQRVGSKTFDVASYLKARGANTNQINRILKEDFDDIIARNDLFAKTEYLGNGFAVSRGTNEEIIDNVTAAQTADMILDVNKVEASFVIYRRSENVVGISARSLGEVNVQTIMEQLDGGGHLSNAATQLEDKTVEEVYDLLKSVLFLKEEEESK; encoded by the coding sequence GTGATAAGCTTTGAAAAAATTAAAGAATTTTTTCGTTCTTTCAATGAACTAAAAATTAGTTGGCAAATTTATAGTTTGATGATTTTTTATATATTAATTATGATAGCCACTTTTGTCGTCAATTGGCAAATAGGGGTATTACAATTCATACTCCTCTTAGCAATGATTTTAGTGTTTTTCATTAATATCAATAGTTTTGCTAAGGATTTGAATCATCAATCTACTAAATTATCAACGACTATCGATGATGTTCAACATGATTCATTATTCAGATCGCCAATAGCAGCGATTATTTATGATGAAAATTTAAAGATTCGATGGGTAAATCCTGCTATGCAACGGATATTTGGAAAGCAAGATATCTTAGGTGAATCGATGATTGAAGTGGATAATCAATTTGCAAGCTTTTTAGATATCCCTTCGGATAAAAAGTGGCATGCAGTCAAACTGAAAGACAAGCACTATAAATTGATGCACCAAAAAGAAAATAATTCATTTTATTTAATAGATGTATCCAAAGAATATGAAATCATTGAGAATAGAAAGTATGATCGGGTTGTCTTTGGGTATTTATTATTAGAAGAATATGATGAGATTGTTCAATCAATGGATGACCAACAATCAACAACCTTTGATGCCGAAATTGTTAATGAATTAAATAATTGGGCTTTATCATATAATATTTTCTTCAAGCGTTTGTCTGATGATAAGTTCATGTTGATTTTTAATCAAGCTGTTTTAGAAACTTTAGAAAAAGATAATTTTAGATACTTTGATCAATTGCGTGAACGAAGTTTCTTAAATAATGTTCCTATTACCGTAAGTATCGGTATTGCTTCTTCTTTAGAAAATACCTATCATATTGATGATTTAGCCAAACAAGCTCAGTTAAATCTTGATTTAGCTTTAGGCCGTGGTGGAGACCAAATTGTCGTTAAAGTTGATGAGGAACGTGCCCGTTTTTACGGTGGCAAGACAAATCCTAGTGAAAAACGAACGAATGTCCGTTCTAAACTAGTTTATCAAGCCTTATCGAATCTAATTGAACAGTCTGACCAGGTATTTATTAGTGGACATAAAACTCCTGATTTAGATTCAATGGCATCTGCTATAGGAATTTTGAATATTGTCCGTCAATTTAAAAAAGTCGGAAAAATTATTATTAATCCGAATGAATTAAATCAAGACATACAATCATTATTAGCGTATTCACCCAATCGTTTAGAATTAAATAAGTATATGATTGATATTAAACAGGCTCAAAGCCAAATTACCGATCGCTCTTTAATTGTGATGGTGGATCATCATCGGCCAAGTTTAAGTGAAGCTGAAACAATTCTTGAAAATCATCGAATTGTTATTATTGATCATCATCGCCGAGGTGAAGATATTCCGAAACAAACAGAATTGACATACATAGAACCTTATGCATCATCAACAGCTGAATTAGTTACGGAGTTTTTCATCAATAATCGCTTATCAAATACTAATCTTAATAAATTTGAAGCGACGGCTTTACTAGCAGGAATCATTGTTGACACGAATAATTTTTCGCAAAGAGTAGGTTCAAAAACATTTGATGTCGCTTCTTATCTGAAAGCACGCGGAGCTAATACCAATCAAATAAATCGTATTTTAAAAGAAGACTTTGATGACATAATTGCTAGAAATGATTTATTTGCGAAAACAGAATATTTAGGAAATGGTTTTGCTGTTTCACGTGGAACAAATGAAGAAATTATTGATAATGTAACGGCTGCTCAAACAGCCGACATGATTTTAGATGTTAATAAAGTAGAAGCTTCTTTTGTTATTTATCGACGCAGTGAAAATGTTGTTGGTATTAGTGCCCGCAGTCTAGGTGAAGTTAATGTTCAAACAATCATGGAACAATTAGATGGTGGGGGTCATTTATCGAATGCTGCGACACAACTTGAAGATAAAACAGTTGAAGAAGTCTATGATTTATTAAAATCAGTTTTATTTTTAAAAGAGGAGGAAGAATCAAAATGA
- the rplI gene encoding 50S ribosomal protein L9 has translation MKVILLEDVKKQGKKGQVIEVSDGYGRNYLIKNNLAKLADSSAMSQWNAEKQAKQRIAEEELAEAKELKEKIEDKNTVVKIYAKSGDDGRLFGTIPSKQIADELNKQYKISIDRRKINLSQNLSALGFHNVEVKLHPEVTATIRVHVEAQ, from the coding sequence ATGAAAGTCATCTTATTAGAGGATGTAAAAAAACAAGGTAAAAAAGGTCAAGTTATTGAAGTTTCAGATGGATACGGTCGTAATTATTTAATTAAAAATAATTTAGCTAAATTAGCTGATAGTAGTGCCATGAGTCAGTGGAATGCTGAAAAGCAGGCCAAACAACGTATAGCGGAAGAAGAATTAGCTGAAGCTAAAGAATTGAAAGAAAAAATTGAAGATAAGAACACGGTTGTTAAGATTTATGCAAAAAGTGGTGATGACGGTCGCCTATTTGGTACAATACCTTCAAAACAAATTGCTGATGAATTGAACAAACAGTATAAAATTTCTATCGATCGCCGTAAAATTAATTTAAGTCAAAATCTTTCTGCCTTAGGGTTTCATAATGTCGAAGTGAAATTGCATCCTGAGGTAACTGCCACCATACGTGTCCATGTAGAAGCACAATAG
- a CDS encoding amino acid ABC transporter permease, whose translation MANLLAVSWLQEGPFALKRWAALFEDLPLFIESFFYTIGLSIGALIIAFILGIIIGISSSANNRFLRVITRIYIEFFQNIPLLIQVFFVYYGLPLVGIVLDTYTTGIICVGLYHAAYIAEVIRSGIGSVDQGQFEAGQSQGFSYWETMWYIVLPQAVRSMLPPMTNQVVNLIKNTSTVAIISGADIMFTANSWSAFNLHYVPAFTTAAFLYFILCFPLTKLAIYLEKRNKEAFSR comes from the coding sequence ATGGCTAATTTGTTAGCAGTCTCGTGGCTACAGGAAGGACCATTTGCATTGAAAAGATGGGCAGCGCTTTTCGAAGATCTGCCCCTTTTCATTGAATCTTTTTTCTATACCATTGGACTATCAATTGGCGCATTAATTATCGCATTTATTTTAGGGATTATTATCGGGATAAGTTCTTCGGCCAACAATCGTTTCCTTAGAGTCATCACGCGCATATACATAGAATTTTTCCAAAATATTCCTTTATTGATTCAGGTATTTTTCGTCTACTACGGATTACCTTTGGTCGGTATCGTTTTAGATACGTATACAACAGGGATTATATGTGTTGGCCTTTATCATGCCGCTTATATTGCTGAGGTCATTCGCTCGGGTATTGGCTCCGTTGATCAAGGCCAATTTGAAGCGGGCCAGTCACAAGGCTTTAGCTATTGGGAAACCATGTGGTATATCGTTTTACCGCAAGCTGTCCGGTCTATGTTGCCACCTATGACCAACCAAGTAGTGAATTTGATAAAAAATACATCAACGGTTGCCATAATATCGGGAGCAGATATTATGTTTACGGCCAATAGTTGGTCTGCCTTTAATCTACATTACGTACCAGCTTTTACAACTGCTGCTTTTCTATACTTTATATTATGTTTCCCACTTACTAAATTAGCTATTTATTTAGAGAAACGTAATAAAGAAGCTTTTTCTCGATAA
- a CDS encoding amino acid ABC transporter ATP-binding protein gives MIHLKNVNKYFGDNHVLKDINLDIDEGEKVVIIGPSGSGKSTLIRCMNRLEEVSDGVATVYGVDLTQKKAPIQKVRQKVAMVFQNFNLYGHKTVLDNLTLAPIKVQGVNKKQAEETAMKYLERVGLADKASSFPAQLSGGQQQRVAIARALNMHPEVILFDEPTSALDPEMIQEVLDVMIDLSDSNITMVVVTHEMGFARSVADRIIFMDQGSILEQGDPEMFFTQTVNPRAQEFLSKIISHS, from the coding sequence TTGATTCACTTAAAAAATGTGAATAAGTATTTTGGTGATAATCATGTGTTAAAAGATATCAATCTTGATATTGATGAAGGCGAAAAAGTGGTCATCATAGGTCCTTCAGGATCAGGAAAAAGTACATTGATTCGTTGTATGAATCGATTGGAAGAAGTGAGTGATGGCGTAGCGACCGTATATGGAGTTGACTTAACTCAGAAGAAAGCACCGATTCAGAAAGTCCGACAGAAAGTTGCGATGGTATTTCAAAATTTTAATTTATATGGCCATAAAACTGTTTTAGATAACCTTACACTCGCACCCATTAAGGTTCAGGGTGTTAATAAAAAACAAGCCGAAGAAACAGCTATGAAGTATTTGGAACGTGTTGGTTTAGCCGATAAAGCCAGTTCTTTTCCAGCTCAGTTATCAGGTGGCCAACAACAACGGGTGGCGATTGCACGGGCATTGAATATGCATCCGGAAGTCATATTGTTCGATGAACCAACGTCAGCTTTAGACCCGGAAATGATTCAAGAAGTATTAGATGTTATGATTGATTTATCTGATTCCAATATAACGATGGTTGTTGTGACACATGAAATGGGCTTTGCCCGTTCAGTGGCTGATCGAATAATTTTTATGGATCAAGGGTCAATCTTAGAACAAGGTGATCCAGAGATGTTTTTCACACAGACGGTTAACCCTAGAGCTCAAGAATTTTTAAGTAAAATAATTTCACATTCATAA
- the ssb gene encoding single-stranded DNA-binding protein, with amino-acid sequence MNSVQLIGRLTKEVDLRFTSSGVAVGTFTLAVNRNFTNQQGEREADFINCVIWRKSAENFANFTRKGSQVGIEGRIQTRNYDNQQGQRVYVTEVVVDNFHLLESKAVTEQRPQNTSGNQQNNYSNSYQANQNQNYNNNNSQNYSNNNASNNEQNNFSFNNDFNQQSSPFMDDDRQIDISEDDLPF; translated from the coding sequence ATGAATTCAGTGCAGTTAATTGGTCGCTTGACTAAAGAAGTTGATTTACGATTCACTTCATCTGGCGTAGCTGTTGGGACATTTACTTTAGCTGTCAATCGTAATTTTACTAACCAACAAGGTGAACGTGAAGCCGATTTTATTAATTGTGTTATTTGGAGAAAGTCTGCTGAAAATTTTGCTAATTTTACACGTAAAGGTTCGCAAGTAGGTATTGAAGGTCGTATCCAAACAAGGAACTATGACAATCAACAAGGTCAACGTGTCTATGTAACTGAAGTTGTCGTTGACAATTTCCATCTACTAGAATCAAAGGCTGTTACTGAACAACGTCCTCAAAATACGAGTGGAAATCAACAAAATAATTATAGTAATAGCTATCAAGCTAACCAAAATCAAAACTATAATAACAATAATTCGCAAAACTATTCTAATAATAATGCAAGTAATAATGAACAAAATAATTTTTCATTTAATAACGATTTTAATCAACAATCTTCACCATTCATGGATGATGATCGTCAAATAGATATTTCTGAAGACGATTTACCATTCTAA
- a CDS encoding transporter substrate-binding domain-containing protein, producing the protein MKKGLKFLFSSLLLLSAVMPTFQATTVSAQEELPAQVQALRDAGVIRVGIKEDVPYFGFLNPDTNEHEGFEIDLARLLAEEITGSPDNVEFTGVTAKTRGPLLDNGEVDMIIATFTITEERKETYNFSDAYFTDQVGFLVRSEDGYTDLASLNGKTIGVAQSATTKQKIEEIGAEDGLAFKFSELASYPELKTALTSRRIDAFSVDKSILAGYVDDNTEILEIGFAPQEYGVATALSNDELAAYINDLINQWLEDGTLEGLLAEHGLVDAAAEETEEDAE; encoded by the coding sequence ATGAAAAAAGGATTAAAATTTTTATTCAGTAGCTTATTGTTATTATCAGCTGTTATGCCAACTTTCCAAGCGACAACTGTCTCAGCTCAAGAGGAATTACCTGCTCAAGTCCAAGCCTTACGTGATGCCGGCGTTATTCGTGTGGGAATAAAAGAAGATGTGCCATATTTTGGTTTCTTAAATCCAGATACGAATGAACATGAAGGATTTGAAATTGATTTAGCTCGTTTACTGGCTGAAGAGATCACGGGTAGCCCTGATAATGTTGAATTTACGGGTGTTACGGCCAAAACGCGGGGACCTCTGTTAGATAATGGTGAAGTTGATATGATTATTGCTACTTTCACCATTACGGAAGAAAGAAAAGAAACCTATAATTTCTCAGATGCCTATTTTACTGATCAAGTTGGCTTTTTAGTCCGTTCAGAAGATGGCTATACCGATTTAGCTAGCTTAAATGGTAAAACCATTGGAGTGGCTCAATCGGCAACGACGAAACAAAAAATTGAAGAAATCGGCGCAGAAGATGGTTTAGCTTTCAAATTTAGTGAATTAGCCTCTTATCCAGAATTAAAAACAGCTTTAACTTCACGTCGTATTGATGCCTTTTCAGTCGATAAATCAATTTTAGCTGGTTATGTGGATGACAATACTGAAATCTTAGAAATTGGCTTTGCACCTCAAGAATATGGTGTGGCTACGGCCTTAAGTAATGATGAATTAGCAGCTTACATTAATGATTTAATTAATCAATGGTTAGAGGATGGTACATTAGAAGGTCTATTAGCAGAGCATGGCTTAGTTGATGCCGCTGCTGAAGAAACTGAAGAAGATGCAGAATAG
- the rpsR gene encoding 30S ribosomal protein S18 yields MGQRRGGRRRKKVCYFCANHIDHPDYKDTDLLKRFVSEKGKILPRRVTGTCAKHQRALTNSIKRARIMALLPFTVQD; encoded by the coding sequence ATGGGACAACGCCGTGGCGGAAGACGCAGAAAAAAGGTTTGTTATTTCTGTGCAAACCATATTGACCATCCTGATTACAAAGATACAGATTTGTTAAAACGTTTTGTATCTGAAAAAGGTAAAATTTTACCTCGTCGAGTAACAGGAACTTGTGCTAAGCACCAACGTGCTTTAACTAATTCAATTAAACGTGCACGTATTATGGCACTTTTACCATTTACCGTTCAAGACTAA
- the rpsF gene encoding 30S ribosomal protein S6: MNESTKYEILYIIRPDMNDDAKKELVERFDGILTSNGTEVVESKDWAKKRLAYEIQDYREGVYHLINVVAENSNGIDEFDRLARINRDILRHMIVKKED; this comes from the coding sequence ATGAATGAATCAACAAAGTATGAAATCTTATATATTATTCGTCCTGATATGAACGATGATGCTAAAAAAGAATTAGTAGAACGTTTTGATGGTATTTTGACAAGTAATGGAACAGAAGTTGTTGAATCAAAAGACTGGGCGAAAAAACGTTTAGCCTATGAAATTCAAGACTATCGTGAAGGTGTTTATCATCTAATTAACGTAGTTGCTGAAAATTCAAATGGTATCGATGAGTTTGATCGTCTTGCTCGAATTAACCGTGACATTTTACGTCATATGATCGTTAAAAAAGAAGATTAA
- the proB gene encoding glutamate 5-kinase: MERAFIKDYQRIVIKIGTNSIMQSKRKINYQRIDRLAYVCSTLQQAGKEVILVSSGAIGVGASTLGYEVYPTDIGEQQAVAAFGQSVLIGHYSRFFNYYNQKVAQILLTRDVIDFPESLANVRNALENLLTKNIIPIINENDAVAIDEMDHQTKFGDNDTLSSIVAKVVDAPLLIILSDVDGLYTDNPMRNPKAVKIDYVSEINDDILYMASGKGSEFSKGGMLTKIKAAQNMLEDNKTMIITSSDNPTVLFDILDGVAVGTLFKNKE, translated from the coding sequence ATGGAACGTGCATTTATTAAAGACTATCAACGTATCGTGATAAAAATTGGTACAAATTCAATTATGCAATCTAAAAGAAAGATTAATTATCAAAGGATTGATCGCTTGGCTTATGTCTGTTCAACCTTACAACAAGCGGGTAAAGAAGTTATTTTGGTATCCTCTGGTGCGATAGGGGTAGGGGCAAGTACTTTAGGTTATGAAGTATATCCCACCGATATTGGAGAACAACAAGCGGTTGCCGCCTTTGGTCAAAGTGTCTTAATAGGACATTACAGTCGCTTCTTTAACTACTATAATCAGAAAGTGGCACAAATTCTATTAACACGTGATGTCATCGATTTTCCCGAATCATTAGCTAACGTCAGAAATGCTTTGGAAAATCTGTTAACCAAAAATATCATTCCGATTATTAATGAAAATGATGCTGTGGCGATTGATGAAATGGACCATCAAACGAAATTTGGCGATAATGATACCCTCTCATCCATTGTAGCTAAAGTTGTAGATGCTCCGTTGTTAATTATTCTAAGTGATGTAGATGGCTTATATACGGACAATCCGATGCGCAATCCTAAAGCAGTTAAAATAGATTATGTTTCTGAAATTAATGATGACATTTTATATATGGCAAGTGGAAAAGGTTCAGAATTTTCTAAGGGTGGCATGTTAACTAAAATTAAAGCTGCACAGAATATGTTAGAAGATAATAAAACGATGATTATTACAAGTAGTGATAATCCAACGGTTTTATTCGATATTTTAGATGGAGTCGCTGTCGGTACTTTATTTAAAAATAAGGAGTAG
- the dnaB gene encoding replicative DNA helicase — protein sequence MSVLGSLMIDNSKIATVQSIIVAEDFYKQRHQIIFNAMEKVYDKTGSIDIVQLIYQLDSYDELENVGGDAYLITISNYTPTAHNVEQYARIVKEKATLRRLISASQKISNDAYNEGDEIENIIDRSEKLILSIGENSQSNEPQPMSKLISEAFDNIIKLSEEKREVVGLPTGFIELDRVTSGLQPDQLIIIAARPSVGKTAFALNIAQNVGTKSKVPVVVFSLEMGAIDLVYRMICSEGIIHASHLKTGQLTDDEWNSFTVATNTLKDAPIFIDDSAGIKVSEIRAKCRRLKQQNPDLGLIVIDYLQLIDGNGRENRQQEVSEISRQLKKLAKELSVPVIALSQLSRGLEQRQNKRPILSDIRESGSIEQDADIVAFLYREDYHQQDGDEDEGFKDDLPDNTVEVILAKNRSGARETVNLLFKKEYNKFSSLSYAQDPTGY from the coding sequence ATGTCGGTTTTAGGTTCACTCATGATCGATAATTCTAAAATTGCAACCGTTCAATCCATCATAGTTGCTGAGGACTTTTATAAACAACGGCATCAAATTATATTTAATGCTATGGAAAAAGTTTATGATAAAACGGGATCCATCGATATCGTCCAATTAATTTATCAACTAGACTCCTATGATGAATTGGAGAATGTTGGTGGAGACGCTTATCTAATAACTATTTCCAACTATACACCAACGGCACATAATGTTGAACAGTATGCACGGATTGTTAAAGAAAAGGCTACGTTACGTCGATTAATTTCAGCCAGTCAGAAAATTTCAAATGATGCTTATAATGAAGGCGATGAAATTGAAAACATCATTGATCGTAGTGAAAAACTCATTTTATCAATTGGTGAAAATAGTCAAAGTAATGAACCGCAGCCGATGAGTAAATTAATTTCGGAAGCTTTTGATAACATTATTAAATTGTCAGAAGAAAAACGGGAAGTTGTCGGCTTACCAACAGGTTTTATTGAACTGGATCGTGTGACGAGTGGACTTCAGCCTGACCAGTTAATTATTATAGCGGCTCGTCCTTCGGTAGGTAAAACAGCTTTTGCGCTCAATATTGCTCAAAATGTTGGCACAAAATCTAAAGTACCTGTTGTCGTATTTTCCTTAGAAATGGGTGCAATTGACTTAGTTTATCGAATGATTTGTTCTGAAGGTATTATTCATGCTTCACATTTAAAAACAGGTCAATTAACGGATGATGAATGGAATAGTTTCACCGTTGCTACCAATACATTGAAGGATGCACCGATATTTATCGATGATTCAGCTGGGATAAAAGTATCAGAAATTCGTGCGAAGTGCCGACGTTTAAAACAACAAAATCCTGATTTAGGCTTAATAGTGATTGATTATTTGCAACTCATCGATGGTAATGGACGTGAAAACAGACAACAAGAGGTTTCAGAAATTTCGCGTCAATTGAAAAAATTAGCTAAAGAACTTTCGGTTCCCGTTATCGCCTTGTCACAATTATCACGTGGTTTAGAACAACGTCAAAATAAACGCCCTATATTAAGTGATATTCGCGAGTCTGGTTCGATTGAACAAGATGCGGATATCGTGGCCTTTTTATATCGTGAAGATTATCATCAACAAGATGGTGATGAGGATGAAGGTTTTAAGGATGATTTACCAGATAATACGGTTGAAGTTATTTTGGCGAAAAACCGGAGTGGTGCTAGGGAGACTGTTAATTTGCTCTTTAAGAAGGAGTATAATAAGTTTTCTAGTTTGTCATATGCACAGGATCCGACGGGCTATTAA